The following DNA comes from Ruficoccus amylovorans.
GCGCGTCGGGGGCGACCTTGGCGTGACCTTCGACCGGATTTTTGTCCGCGTGAGCGACTCCTTCAAGCTGGAGGTCCACATCGACACCGACGAGGGCAACGCCTGCCGCCTCGGCCCGCAAAGCCAGGTCGAGCTGGTCAAGTAAGCGTCCCCTCGTATCCATTTTTCAATACAACTTTCAGAACCCAACTTAAATCAACCCAACAACACACATGAGCGATTCAATAGGCATGGTCGAAACCAAGGGATACGTTGGCAGCGTTGAAGCCAGCGATGCCATGGTCAAGGCGGCAGGAGTCTCCCTGGCCCGTACCGTCCAGATTGGTGGCGGCTTCATCACCGTCATGGTCAAGGGCGACGTCGGCAGCGTCAAAGCGGCGGTTGACGCCGGTGCGGAAGCTGCCTCACGCGTGGGCGAGCTGGTCTCCTCACACGTCATCCCGCGCCCCCACGCGGACCTCGTCAAGCAGTTTGAACTGTAATCTCCAACTCCAACACATTTACCGAAAATGGCAAAACAAGCT
Coding sequences within:
- a CDS encoding BMC domain-containing protein, with the translated sequence MSDSIGMVETKGYVGSVEASDAMVKAAGVSLARTVQIGGGFITVMVKGDVGSVKAAVDAGAEAASRVGELVSSHVIPRPHADLVKQFEL